The following are encoded in a window of Pecten maximus chromosome 17, xPecMax1.1, whole genome shotgun sequence genomic DNA:
- the LOC117315644 gene encoding G patch domain-containing protein 4-like: MSDSKFALEQLSKHGWKEGSGLGKSESGIKEAIKVKLKHDTHGVGHSKGDEFAFHWWDHVFNKAASNISVNSTEDGVKVNKSKDTKRISTTTTKTFDNKAMLYGKFLKGATLSNGNYEATNVEDSEDEESEEETKPARIQDIDDAELLKACGGMTGHKAARHGHKLNGKLARIEEQEALLLAKYKTGKTKVKERENVTEDKIQNGEDNDILQNDCSPKEIKKKGKKDKSERKKRKREKEDLECVSAEEAIDTDSICNHKKQRCDETSETMEDDTDTRKKKKKEKKRKSIEISDIVVEDNDCDRGSNKRKKKDKKQKSDVCETELSDNDSKKKKKKDLKRQSFEDETPLNNDLQDDTKTKKKKSKKRKKEKSSD, encoded by the exons ATGTCCGATTCAAAATTCGCTTTGGAACAGCTCTCAAAACATGGCTGGAAGGAAg GTTCTGGACTTGGTAAGAGCGAGAGCGGTATTAAAGAAGCAATCAAAGTGAAACTCAAGCATGATACCCATGGG GTTGGTCATAGCAAAGGAGACGAGTTTGCTTTCCATTGGTGGGATCACGTGTTTAATAAAGCTGCCAGTAACATCAGCGTCAACTCCACAGAG GATGGTGTGAAGGTGAATAAATCAAAGGACACCAAACGGATATCCACGACTACCACAAAAACTTTTGACAATAAAGCCATGCTGTATGGCAAATTTCTCAAG GGTGCAACACTATCCAATGGAAATTACGAGGCTACTAATGTGGAGGATTCTGAGGATGAGGAAAGTGAAGAGGAAACAAAACCAGCAAG GATACAGGACATAGATGATGCTGAGCTCCTAAAGGCTTGTGGTGGAATGACGGGTCACAA GGCTGCCAGACATGGTCACAAGTTGAATGGAAAATTAGCACGAATTGAAGAACAAGAAGCTTTGTTATTGGCTAAATACAAAACTGGAAAAACCAAAGtgaaagaaagagaaaatgttaCTGAAGATAAAATTCAGAATGGAGAAGATAATGACATACTACAGAATGATTGTAGtccaaaggaaataaagaagaaagGAAAGAAGGACAAATCAGAAAGGAAGAAACGTAAAAGGGAAAAGGAGGACTTGGAGTGTGTCTCAGCAGAGGAGGCCATAGACACAGATTCAATTTGTAACCATAAAAAGCAAAGGTGTGACGAGACTTCAGAGACTATGGAGGATGATACAGACAcaagaaagaagaaaaagaaagaaaagaagagGAAGAGTATAGAGATATCTGATATTGTGGTTGAGGACAATGATTGTGATAGGGGATCAAATAAGAGgaaaaagaaagacaaaaaacaGAAGTCTGATGTGTGTGAGACTGAGCTTAGTGATAACGAttcaaaaaagaagaaaaagaaagattTAAAAAGACAGTCCTTTGAGGATGAGACTCCATTAAATAATGATTTACAAGATGACACAAAgacaaaaaagaagaaaagtaaaaaacgaaagaaagaaaaatcaaGTGATTAA
- the LOC117315643 gene encoding uncharacterized protein LOC117315643, translated as MEGKRVLEFSFKRSNQVQTQRDKSCVKVDGESVLIDPQLLFQRLTIAATGLLEDLPMVFNYELCSYPSSLFEASGLPRAAQKASLADCFWSMRDCGIAKLPDDLLTVLDGGSLLQRISWNVGDSFANICQTYVQQVTMKYADSVVVFDGYTSKLSTKDVTHIRRSNGATAQKVDFTKEMPCRMKKELFLSNIENKQHFIDLLGSKLQQSGCTTVHSDEDADLLITQTAVNCAAIKDVVVVGEGTDLLVLLCYHAGRQNHAMYLESDCKRSLGKEIKVWDIGKTKEVHGNQCSLFPMLHALSGCDKTSRLFGIGKGPAFKKLQSSDVLQDHARVFLDSTSDVDAVASAGEEILTAWYGGQPFETLDLLRFRRFAAKTHTGVTSVKVHTLPPTSIAARFHCIRSFLQCQCWIGNGCNFVPQNWGLFVKENYLLPVKCTMPPAPEQLL; from the coding sequence ATGGAAGGGAAAAGGGTTCTTGAATTCTCATTCAAGCGATCCAATCAAGTGCAAACCCAAAGGGATAAATCCTGTGTCAAGGTAGATGGGGAGAGTGTGCTAATTGACCCTCAACTCCTTTTTCAGCGCCTCACGATTGCCGCTACGGGACTCTTAGAAGACCTTCCTATGGTGTTTAACTATGAGCTGTGTAGCTACCCTTCATCATTGTTTGAGGCATCAGGTCTTCCTAGGGCAGCACAGAAAGCATCTCTAGCAGATTGCTTTTGGAGTATGAGGGATTGTGGAATTGCAAAACTTCCAGATGACTTACTAACTGTGCTAGACGGTGGTTCCCTGTTGCAAAGAATCTCATGGAATGTTGGTGATTCATTTGCGAACATTTGTCAAACGTACGTACAACAAGTTACAATGAAATACGCAGATTCTGTTGTTGTCTTCGATGGTTATACCAGTAAATTGTCAACGAAGGATGTTACCCATATCAGGCGCTCAAATGGTGCAACAGCACAGAAAGTAGACTTCACCAAGGAAATGCCCTGTCGAATGAAGAAAGAACTGTTCCTGTCCAACATAGAAAATAAGCAGCACTTCATAGACCTGTTAGGTTCTAAACTGCAGCAAAGTGGTTGTACGACTGTGCACTCAGATGAAGATGCAGATCTTCTTATCACACAGACTGCTGTCAATTGTGCAGCAATTAAAGATGTTGTTGTAGTTGGAGAGGGCACAGATCTTCTTGTTCTGCTCTGCTATCACGCCGGTCGTCAGAATCATGCAATGTACTTAGAATCCGATTGTAAAAGATCTCTTGGGAAAGAAATTAAGGTATGGGACATCGGTAAGACAAAAGAGGTTCATGGAAATCAATGCAGCCTGTTTCCCATGTTACATGCTTTGAGCGGATGTGATAAGACATCTCGACTCTTTGGTATCGGCAAAGGGCCAGCGTTCAAGAAGCTACAATCATCTGACGTCCTCCAAGACCATGCTCGTGTCTTCCTGGATAGTACATCTGATGTAGATGCAGTTGCATCCGCAGGAGAAGAGATTCTCACGGCCTGGTATGGCGGACAACCATTTGAGACCTTAGATCTCCTGCGTTTCAGAAGGTTTGCAGCAAAAACGCACACAGGGGTCACATCTGTAAAAGTACACACCTTGCCTCCAACTTCAATTGCGGCCAGGTTCCACTGTATACGGTCGTTTCTTCAGTGTCAGTGTTGGATTGGTAATGGGTGTAACTTTGTTCCACAAAACTGGGGATTGTTTGTCAAAGAGAACTACCTATTACCCGTGAAATGTACAATGCCTCCAGCTCCAGAACAGCTGCTTTAA